A part of Geotrypetes seraphini chromosome 9, aGeoSer1.1, whole genome shotgun sequence genomic DNA contains:
- the PRICKLE1 gene encoding prickle-like protein 1 isoform X1 translates to MPLEMEPKMNKLTFGCQRSSTSDDDSGCALEEYTWVPPGLRPEQVQLYFACLPEDKVPYINSIGEKHRIKQLLYQLPPHDNEVRYCQSLTEEEKKELQMFSAQRKKEALGRGTIKLLSRAVMHAVCEQCGDKLNGGEIAVFASRAGLGVCWHPSCFACSTCNELLVDLIYFYQDGKIHCGRHHAEILKPRCSACDEIIFADECTEAEGRHWHMKHFCCFECETILGGQRYIMKDGRPFCCGCFESLYAEYCETCGEHIGVDHAQMTYDGQHWHATETCFACAQCKTSLLGCPFLPKQGQIYCSKTCSLGEDVHASDSSDSAFQSARSRESRRSVRMGKSSRSADQCRQSLLLSPALNYKFPGISSNADDTLSRKLDDLTLSRQGAGFDNDDFWKGRVEQETPEDHEEWAEHEDYMTQLILKFGDKGLFRQPTGDSKANEYWMPDNMAKGKADLEKNNHTQSLASKKYQSDMYWAQSQDGLGDSAYGSHPGPASSRKIQELDEDGTSCYTREQTPWFEGSLECLSNNLKQQKQSVGDSMDSLALSNITGASVDGEAKQRPSLYMLQNFQNIEAEDCEKMSIMGTLNSSMLHRSTDSLKSLNSELGQEKVLVEEKPVHVSVLRRSKSQSRPQQVKFSDDVIDNGNYDIEIRQPPMSERTRRRVYNLEERNQRHHHRRQRSRKSRSDNALHLVTERRGSPKERTRPYKPEDYHKLFQNKTTHGVQTYIQNAELFGQYTHAPSNYALQNQVADKFIGLYGEDADSWCSTCSSSSSDSEEEGYFLGQPIPQPRSQRYQCFSDELSNPTSVLSSSQFGQRTMKPKPKKKKGHKGKNCILS, encoded by the exons GTTCAGTTGTATTTTGCCTGCCTGCCAGAGGATAAGGTTCCTTATATAAACAGTATTGGAGAGAAGCATCGGATCAAGCAGCTTTTGTACCAGCTTCCTCCACATGATAATGAG GTGAGATATTGCCAGTCTTTAActgaggaagaaaagaaggaacttCAGATGTTTAGTGCTCAGCGTAAAAAAGAGGCTTTGGGGAGAGGTACTATTAAGCTGTTATCAAGAGCAGTAATGCATGCTGTTTGTGAACAG tgtggtGACAAGTTAAATGGAGGTGAAATTGCCGTGTTTGCCTCAAGAGCTGGGCTTGGAGTGTGCTGGCACCCATCTTGTTTTGCATGCTCTACATGCAATGAACTTCTTGTTGACCTCATCTACTTCTACCAAGATGGGAAAATTCACTGTGGCAGGCATCATGCAGAAATCCTTAAGCCACGCTGCTCAGCATGTGATGAG ATTATATTTGCTGACGAATGTACAGAAGCCGAGGGCCGACACTGGCACATGAAGCACTTTTGTTGCTTTGAGTGCGAAACTATCCTTGGAGGGCAAAGATACATCATGAAGGATGGGCGCCCTTTTTGCTGTGGATGTTTTGAATCGCTGTATGCAGAATACTGTGAGACCTGTGGAGAGCATATAG GTGTCGACCATGCTCAGATGACCTATGATGGCCAGCACTGGCATGCCACTGAAACTTGTTTTGCCTGTGCTCAGTGCAAAACATCCCTTTTGGGATGCCCTTTTCTTCCCAAACAAGGGCAGATTTACTGTTCTAAAACATGCAGTTTGGGAGAAGATGTTCATGCCTCAGATTCTTCTGACTCAGCCTTTCAGTCTGCAAGATCTAGAGAATCCAGAAGAAGTGTACGAATGGGAAAAAGTAGTCGTTCTGCTGACCAGTGTAGACAGTCTCTTTTACTATCACCAGCGTTAAATTACAAGTTTCCAGGTATCTCCAGTAATGCTGATGATACTTTGTCTCGTAAACTAGATGATCTGACTTTGTCAAGACAAGGAGCAGGTTTTGACAATGATGACTTCTGGAAAGGAAGAGTAGAGCAGGAGACTCCAGAAGATCATGAAGaatgggctgaacatgaagactACATGACTCAACTTATCTTAAAATTTGGAGATAAAGGACTTTTTCGACAGCCCACTGGAGACAGTAAAGCTAATGAATACTGGATGCCTGATAATATGGCTAAAGGTAAAGCAGATCTGGAAAAGAACAATCATACTCAGAGTTTGGCTAGTAAAAAGTATCAGTCAGATATGTACTGGGCACAGTCACAAGATGGACTGGGTGATTCAGCTTATGGTAGCCATCCAGGTCCTGCCAGTAGCAGAAAAATCCAAGAATTAGATGAGGATGGGACTTCTTGTTATACACGTGAGCAGACCCCTTGGTTTGAAGGTTCATTGGAGTGTTTATCCAATAACTTAAAACAGCAAAAACAAAGTGTTGGAGATTCAATGGATTCTTTAGCTTTGTCTAATATTACAG gggcTTCTGTAGATGGAGAAGCTAAACAAAGACCATCTTTATACATGCTACAGAACTTCCAAAATATAGAAGCAGAAGATTGTGAGAAAATGAGCATAATGGGAACTCTGAACTCTTCTATGCTTCATAGAAGTACAGACTCTTTAAAAAGTTTAAATTCTGAGTTGGGTCAAGAAAAAGTATTAGTTGAAGAAAAACCAGTACATGTGTCTGTACTAAGAAGATCCAAATCCCAATCAAGACCTCAACAAGTCAAGTTTTCAGATGATGTTATTGACAATGGAAATTATGACATTGAAATTCGTCAGCCACCAATGAGTGAAAGGACTCGTAGACGtgtttacaatttagaagagcgtAATCAAAGGCATCATCATCGTCGCCAGAGAAGCAGGAAGTCTCGATCTGACAATGCACTTCATCTGGTTACAGAACGAAGAGGTTCTCCAAAGGAAAGAACTCGTCCCTACAAGCCTGAGGATTATCATAAGCTttttcaaaacaaaactactcaTGGAGTCCAAACATATATACAAAATGCAGAACTTTTTGGACAGTATACCCATGCTCCTTCAAATTATGCACTGCAAAACCAAGTTGCTGACAAATTTATTGGACTGTATGGTGAGGATGCAGATTCATGGTGTTCAACTTGCTCATCCTCATCTTCTGATTCTGAAGAAGAAGGATATTTTCTTGGACAACCTATTCCACAACCACGTTCACAAAGATATCAGTGCTTTTCAGATGAGTTGTCTAATCCAACATCTGTACTATCTAGTTCTCAGTTTGGTCAAAGGACAATGAAgcctaagcctaaaaagaagaaaGGACACAAAGGCAAAAACTGCATTCTTTCTTAA
- the PRICKLE1 gene encoding prickle-like protein 1 isoform X2, with the protein MPLEMEPKMNKLTFGCQRSSTSDDDSGCALEEYTWVPPGLRPEQVQLYFACLPEDKVPYINSIGEKHRIKQLLYQLPPHDNEVRYCQSLTEEEKKELQMFSAQRKKEALGRGTIKLLSRAVMHAVCEQCGDKLNGGEIAVFASRAGLGVCWHPSCFACSTCNELLVDLIYFYQDGKIHCGRHHAEILKPRCSACDEIIFADECTEAEGRHWHMKHFCCFECETILGGQRYIMKDGRPFCCGCFESLYAEYCETCGEHIGVDHAQMTYDGQHWHATETCFACAQCKTSLLGCPFLPKQGQIYCSKTCSLGEDVHASDSSDSAFQSARSRESRRSVRMGKSSRSADQCRQSLLLSPALNYKFPGISSNADDTLSRKLDDLTLSRQGAGFDNDDFWKGRVEQETPEDHEEWAEHEDYMTQLILKFGDKGLFRQPTGDSKANEYWMPDNMAKGASVDGEAKQRPSLYMLQNFQNIEAEDCEKMSIMGTLNSSMLHRSTDSLKSLNSELGQEKVLVEEKPVHVSVLRRSKSQSRPQQVKFSDDVIDNGNYDIEIRQPPMSERTRRRVYNLEERNQRHHHRRQRSRKSRSDNALHLVTERRGSPKERTRPYKPEDYHKLFQNKTTHGVQTYIQNAELFGQYTHAPSNYALQNQVADKFIGLYGEDADSWCSTCSSSSSDSEEEGYFLGQPIPQPRSQRYQCFSDELSNPTSVLSSSQFGQRTMKPKPKKKKGHKGKNCILS; encoded by the exons GTTCAGTTGTATTTTGCCTGCCTGCCAGAGGATAAGGTTCCTTATATAAACAGTATTGGAGAGAAGCATCGGATCAAGCAGCTTTTGTACCAGCTTCCTCCACATGATAATGAG GTGAGATATTGCCAGTCTTTAActgaggaagaaaagaaggaacttCAGATGTTTAGTGCTCAGCGTAAAAAAGAGGCTTTGGGGAGAGGTACTATTAAGCTGTTATCAAGAGCAGTAATGCATGCTGTTTGTGAACAG tgtggtGACAAGTTAAATGGAGGTGAAATTGCCGTGTTTGCCTCAAGAGCTGGGCTTGGAGTGTGCTGGCACCCATCTTGTTTTGCATGCTCTACATGCAATGAACTTCTTGTTGACCTCATCTACTTCTACCAAGATGGGAAAATTCACTGTGGCAGGCATCATGCAGAAATCCTTAAGCCACGCTGCTCAGCATGTGATGAG ATTATATTTGCTGACGAATGTACAGAAGCCGAGGGCCGACACTGGCACATGAAGCACTTTTGTTGCTTTGAGTGCGAAACTATCCTTGGAGGGCAAAGATACATCATGAAGGATGGGCGCCCTTTTTGCTGTGGATGTTTTGAATCGCTGTATGCAGAATACTGTGAGACCTGTGGAGAGCATATAG GTGTCGACCATGCTCAGATGACCTATGATGGCCAGCACTGGCATGCCACTGAAACTTGTTTTGCCTGTGCTCAGTGCAAAACATCCCTTTTGGGATGCCCTTTTCTTCCCAAACAAGGGCAGATTTACTGTTCTAAAACATGCAGTTTGGGAGAAGATGTTCATGCCTCAGATTCTTCTGACTCAGCCTTTCAGTCTGCAAGATCTAGAGAATCCAGAAGAAGTGTACGAATGGGAAAAAGTAGTCGTTCTGCTGACCAGTGTAGACAGTCTCTTTTACTATCACCAGCGTTAAATTACAAGTTTCCAGGTATCTCCAGTAATGCTGATGATACTTTGTCTCGTAAACTAGATGATCTGACTTTGTCAAGACAAGGAGCAGGTTTTGACAATGATGACTTCTGGAAAGGAAGAGTAGAGCAGGAGACTCCAGAAGATCATGAAGaatgggctgaacatgaagactACATGACTCAACTTATCTTAAAATTTGGAGATAAAGGACTTTTTCGACAGCCCACTGGAGACAGTAAAGCTAATGAATACTGGATGCCTGATAATATGGCTAAAG gggcTTCTGTAGATGGAGAAGCTAAACAAAGACCATCTTTATACATGCTACAGAACTTCCAAAATATAGAAGCAGAAGATTGTGAGAAAATGAGCATAATGGGAACTCTGAACTCTTCTATGCTTCATAGAAGTACAGACTCTTTAAAAAGTTTAAATTCTGAGTTGGGTCAAGAAAAAGTATTAGTTGAAGAAAAACCAGTACATGTGTCTGTACTAAGAAGATCCAAATCCCAATCAAGACCTCAACAAGTCAAGTTTTCAGATGATGTTATTGACAATGGAAATTATGACATTGAAATTCGTCAGCCACCAATGAGTGAAAGGACTCGTAGACGtgtttacaatttagaagagcgtAATCAAAGGCATCATCATCGTCGCCAGAGAAGCAGGAAGTCTCGATCTGACAATGCACTTCATCTGGTTACAGAACGAAGAGGTTCTCCAAAGGAAAGAACTCGTCCCTACAAGCCTGAGGATTATCATAAGCTttttcaaaacaaaactactcaTGGAGTCCAAACATATATACAAAATGCAGAACTTTTTGGACAGTATACCCATGCTCCTTCAAATTATGCACTGCAAAACCAAGTTGCTGACAAATTTATTGGACTGTATGGTGAGGATGCAGATTCATGGTGTTCAACTTGCTCATCCTCATCTTCTGATTCTGAAGAAGAAGGATATTTTCTTGGACAACCTATTCCACAACCACGTTCACAAAGATATCAGTGCTTTTCAGATGAGTTGTCTAATCCAACATCTGTACTATCTAGTTCTCAGTTTGGTCAAAGGACAATGAAgcctaagcctaaaaagaagaaaGGACACAAAGGCAAAAACTGCATTCTTTCTTAA